In Astatotilapia calliptera chromosome 23, fAstCal1.2, whole genome shotgun sequence, a genomic segment contains:
- the LOC113015904 gene encoding lymphocyte antigen 75-like, translating to MTKHVALLLILFPVCGHLLDIKFYNKPYEYTWEEAVAFCRKNHTDLVRVRTAEENEALQHSGWIGLSRKDATSPWKWSRGGEIAIFTPWDAPKEDENCVNRKSDGKWESKKCDEKKPFLCYEEKLILVKENKTWEEALEHCRSLDGVVTEDPASSYRNHGYDLASLITPDDYTTARETAKEATTDEVWTGLCNLAGEWLWVGGEEMQYEDIPKCPTEGLCGVLEKNGSSPYGIRNCQQKRNFLCSKMN from the exons ATGACGAAGCACGTTGCCCTCTTGCTCATTCTTTTCCCCGTGTGTGGACATCTGCTGGACATCAAGTTTTATAATAAACCTTACGAGTATACCTGGGAAGAGGCAGTAGCATTCTGCAGGAAGAACCACACTGACTTGGTCCGAGTGAGAACTGCAGAAGAGAATGAAGCTCTACAGCACTCTGGATGGATCGGTTTGTCCCGGAAGGATGCAACAAGTCCATGGAAATGGTCCAGAGGAGGCGAAATAGCCATCTTCACACCATGGGATG CACCAAAAGAGGATGAAAACTGTGTGAACAGAAAAAGCGACGGAAAATGGGAAAGCAAGAAGTGTgatgaaaaaaaacctttcctATGTTATGAGGAAAAGCTGATTCTGGTGAAGGAGAATAAAACATGGGAGGAGGCATTAGAACACTGCAGGTCTCTGGATGGAGTGGTCACAGAAGATCCAGCCTCTTCATACAGGAACCACGGCTATGACCTGGCCTCCCTGATCACTCCAGATGACTACACCACTGCACGAGAGACCGCAAAAGAGGCTACCACTGATGAG GTGTGGACAGGCCTGTGTAACCTGGCTGGTGAGTGGCTGTGGGTGGGTGGAGAAGAAATGCAATATGAGGATATCCCAAAATGCCCAACCGAGGGCCTCTGTGGCGTCCTCGAGAAGAATGGTAGTTCACCCTACGGCATAAGAAACTGCCAGCAGAAAAGGAACTTTCTCTGTTCCAAAATGAATTAA